A region from the Solibacillus sp. FSL H8-0523 genome encodes:
- a CDS encoding phosphoglycerate mutase codes for MYGLDTSKEAINIDLALVKSCLGLINQTVILGKQRGETFTASENEELHMLISKIDKELNKVKMNVHYDTNNTMDR; via the coding sequence ATGTATGGATTAGATACAAGTAAAGAAGCAATAAATATTGATTTGGCATTGGTTAAATCTTGTTTGGGATTGATTAATCAAACTGTAATTTTAGGCAAACAAAGAGGTGAAACCTTTACTGCTTCAGAAAATGAAGAGTTACATATGTTAATTTCCAAAATTGATAAAGAGTTGAACAAAGTTAAGATGAACGTACACTATGATACAAATAATACTATGGACCGCTAA
- a CDS encoding pilus assembly protein PilB, with the protein MGKKFISKILFLPIIVALLVTLSIISLDGDLNSEALPPSEVSELVMLCILFFSGFYFFIIVFVLPINIYISKKLRNKLRSFMLFNGIGGMLVGCIDIWLFTKVDFVSIYLIFPFFSILSLIPFFDYNSDDLS; encoded by the coding sequence TTGGGGAAAAAATTTATATCTAAAATACTTTTCTTACCGATAATCGTAGCTTTACTTGTCACACTTAGCATTATAAGTTTAGATGGCGATTTAAATAGTGAAGCATTGCCCCCTTCTGAAGTTTCAGAGTTAGTAATGCTTTGTATCCTGTTTTTTTCAGGATTCTATTTTTTTATTATCGTTTTTGTGCTCCCTATTAATATTTACATTTCTAAAAAATTACGTAATAAGCTAAGATCATTTATGCTGTTTAATGGTATAGGGGGGATGTTGGTAGGTTGTATCGACATCTGGTTATTTACTAAAGTTGATTTTGTTTCTATCTATTTGATTTTCCCGTTCTTTTCAATTTTATCCTTAATACCATTTTTTGATTATAATTCGGATGATCTTTCCTAA
- a CDS encoding hydrolase produces MLHKEETVLVLIDIQGKLAQIVDESDFVVNNIANVVQGVKLLQIPILWLEQYPKGLGPTDARIAMHLTDQQPIEKITFSAYDTEAFVQALEQTGRKKVLLAGIETHICVYQTAAHLLANGYEVEVLADCVSSRTAGNRVVGIQKMLQLGATITSVEMALFEMQQVAKGDTFKAISQLVK; encoded by the coding sequence ATGCTTCATAAAGAAGAAACGGTGTTAGTGCTAATTGATATTCAGGGGAAATTAGCGCAAATCGTGGATGAAAGTGATTTTGTTGTGAATAATATTGCCAATGTTGTACAAGGCGTTAAGCTGTTACAAATACCGATTTTATGGCTAGAGCAATATCCGAAAGGGCTTGGGCCAACAGATGCGCGCATTGCGATGCACTTAACCGATCAACAGCCAATTGAAAAGATAACGTTTAGTGCCTATGATACCGAAGCGTTTGTACAAGCGCTAGAGCAAACGGGTCGAAAAAAAGTGCTGCTAGCGGGGATTGAAACACATATTTGCGTGTATCAAACAGCCGCCCATTTACTTGCCAATGGCTACGAAGTAGAAGTGCTAGCTGATTGTGTGTCATCACGCACAGCAGGCAACCGTGTAGTAGGTATTCAAAAAATGCTCCAGCTCGGCGCAACGATTACCAGTGTTGAAATGGCCCTATTTGAAATGCAGCAAGTAGCAAAGGGCGATACATTTAAAGCGATTAGTCAATTAGTGAAATAG
- a CDS encoding nucleoside-diphosphate sugar epimerase — translation MLRLSWLISMGISLFGVMIIQHFFTVKPDEVANGGNLGALGMALVAPFILLSLFTTYRFFIESSRHAKDHMMRMIYFVFGVALVIVLIYYANDYKADVFARLGGDTKTVGSQIYGFPLLNEYTNSIFINFYTFGIVHTIIGLAGAVLGMLRPVKPSETDNLNEQ, via the coding sequence ATGCTACGTCTTAGTTGGCTCATTAGTATGGGCATTAGTTTATTTGGTGTTATGATTATTCAACACTTTTTCACAGTAAAACCCGATGAAGTGGCAAATGGAGGGAATTTAGGCGCATTAGGTATGGCCCTTGTCGCACCGTTTATTTTGCTTAGCTTATTTACTACATATCGTTTCTTTATTGAAAGTTCACGTCATGCAAAAGACCACATGATGCGCATGATTTATTTCGTTTTTGGTGTAGCCTTAGTCATTGTTTTAATTTATTATGCAAACGACTATAAAGCAGATGTATTCGCTCGTTTAGGGGGCGATACAAAAACAGTTGGTTCGCAAATTTACGGCTTCCCATTATTGAACGAATATACAAATAGTATCTTTATTAACTTTTATACATTCGGTATTGTGCACACGATTATTGGCTTAGCTGGTGCAGTTTTAGGTATGCTGCGACCTGTAAAGCCGTCTGAAACGGACAATTTAAACGAACAATGA
- a CDS encoding methyl-accepting chemotaxis protein, translated as MKRNFIAESPRIRTKINFILFNSIVLLVFVLSGYNYFSQKADLIDTIETKLLSDIDLSRAYIEAKYPGEWAIIDGDLHKGTVNLVGNTEIVDVVGELTKGNYVSIFQDDVRISTNIEENGQRAINTNTLGEITSKVLGNKERYTGFSEVEGESAEAVYDPILNTNGEVVGMWSTAISTAPYGKIAFMHMWKKKPIEILLLVLTISVISLYVEYKVSRPLKKIQENANELAELNLNGRVLEWKGNDEIARVANSFNAVQVRLKETIGVVANSATQVASASQILSESSVQTSEGSSQIAKTINEIAGGASQQSNQIEGILRMLGETILEVNESLREAEETLVTATESTTIAKEGQAAISDAIKHLSTVTQTVSFATESIQKLGKRSEEIGGIITVITSIADQTNLLALNAAIEAARAGEHGKGFAVVAEEVRALAEQSRLASGQITELIGAIQAETSVTVRTMESNLLAVEEQVMVINKGGDALVQIVDRVAHTEANVAHMHEAFNQVYANSTDVQRAMQDISAIIEGTAAASEQVAATAQEQTATMAEITANAEDLAQIADSLQQEVQKFKLS; from the coding sequence ATGAAAAGGAATTTTATCGCAGAATCGCCAAGAATCCGGACAAAAATTAACTTTATTTTATTCAATAGTATCGTTTTACTTGTTTTTGTATTATCGGGCTATAATTACTTCAGTCAAAAGGCAGATTTAATTGATACGATTGAAACAAAGTTACTATCAGATATTGATTTAAGTCGAGCTTATATTGAAGCGAAATATCCGGGGGAATGGGCAATAATTGACGGCGACCTACATAAGGGAACAGTTAATTTAGTTGGAAATACAGAGATTGTAGATGTAGTTGGAGAATTAACAAAAGGGAATTATGTATCAATTTTCCAAGATGATGTAAGAATAAGTACAAATATTGAGGAAAACGGCCAGCGTGCAATCAATACCAACACGTTAGGTGAGATAACGTCAAAAGTGTTGGGGAATAAGGAACGGTATACTGGGTTTTCTGAAGTAGAGGGGGAAAGTGCGGAAGCGGTTTATGACCCAATTCTTAATACGAATGGCGAAGTAGTTGGTATGTGGTCTACTGCTATTTCAACGGCTCCTTATGGGAAAATTGCATTTATGCATATGTGGAAAAAGAAGCCAATTGAAATTTTATTATTGGTGTTAACGATTTCAGTCATTAGTTTATATGTGGAATATAAAGTGTCAAGACCGCTTAAAAAGATTCAAGAAAATGCAAACGAGTTAGCCGAATTAAACTTAAATGGTAGAGTGTTAGAGTGGAAAGGAAATGACGAAATCGCAAGGGTAGCAAATAGTTTTAATGCGGTACAAGTGCGTTTAAAAGAAACAATAGGTGTTGTTGCGAATAGCGCAACCCAAGTAGCAAGTGCTTCGCAAATCTTATCGGAATCATCTGTTCAGACAAGTGAGGGCTCCAGTCAAATTGCCAAGACAATTAATGAAATAGCAGGGGGTGCTTCACAACAGTCTAATCAGATTGAAGGCATTTTACGAATGTTAGGTGAAACGATTTTAGAAGTAAACGAATCTTTACGCGAGGCTGAAGAAACGCTAGTTACGGCAACAGAATCAACAACGATTGCAAAAGAGGGGCAGGCCGCAATCAGTGATGCGATTAAGCATTTAAGCACGGTGACACAAACGGTATCATTTGCGACCGAATCGATTCAAAAACTAGGGAAACGTTCTGAAGAAATTGGCGGCATTATTACCGTGATTACAAGCATTGCAGATCAAACGAACTTATTAGCATTAAATGCGGCGATTGAAGCAGCACGTGCTGGTGAACATGGAAAAGGCTTTGCGGTTGTAGCGGAGGAAGTGCGTGCGTTAGCAGAGCAATCACGTTTGGCTTCAGGGCAAATTACGGAGCTGATTGGTGCGATTCAAGCAGAAACATCAGTAACAGTTCGAACGATGGAAAGTAATCTATTAGCGGTTGAGGAGCAAGTGATGGTCATTAATAAAGGTGGTGACGCACTTGTGCAAATTGTAGACCGCGTAGCACATACTGAGGCGAATGTAGCACATATGCATGAGGCATTTAACCAAGTATATGCGAATTCGACGGATGTCCAACGTGCGATGCAGGACATTTCAGCGATTATCGAAGGTACGGCTGCTGCAAGCGAACAAGTGGCTGCAACAGCACAGGAGCAGACTGCAACGATGGCTGAGATTACAGCAAACGCCGAAGATTTAGCACAAATTGCAGATAGCTTGCAACAAGAAGTACAAAAGTTCAAGTTATCTTAA
- the pheT gene encoding phenylalanine--tRNA ligase subunit beta, which yields MLVSLKWLSQYVDISSLEANALAEKITRAGIEVDAVIDRTSGMTNVVVGHVVSKEKHPEADKLNVCQVDVGEEELQQIVCGAPNVDAGQKVIVARPGAKLPGGIKIKKAKLRGQESNGMICSLQELGIEGRLVPKAYAEGIYVLPADTTPGADALEVLGLRDTVLELGLTPNRSDAMSMLGVAYEVAAILEQEVKLPEISYTTSTQKAADVLKLSVEDKEANPMYAAKVVKNIEVKESPLWLQHALMAAGVRPHNNVVDITNYVLMEYGQPLHAFDYDKLATGEIVTRMARDGEVITTLDDQERTLASHNLVITNGQEAEAVAGVMGGAKSEVSDATTTVVIESAYFNPASVRRTSKEIGLRSDSSARFEKGVDPNRVLPAAERAAQLLAELAGGEVLEGTVLVDELDKAPARVVVSPDFINGRLGMKISLEDMLSILNRLKFDVEAANGQLIIDAPTRRQDIKIQEDIVEEIARMYGYDEIPVSLPASDQIGSLTPYQAGRRIVRNVMEGAGLFQAVTYSLTSAALSQKFALQAEETTKLLMPMSEERSTLRQSLIPHLVEAAAYNVARQAETVAMYEIGSVFLGQTAEELPFEEEHLALVLTGKWIDNTWQGEKKNVDFFVAKGIVEAVFEKLGLTSRVTYAKAQLDGLHPGRTAEVFLDGEKVGVIAQLHPQEQKAFDVKETYVAELNLRAILAATKEALVYNIIPRFPAMSRDIALELDVTAAAGEIVAIIKGAGTSLLKDVKVFDVYAGDKMAPGKKSVAFSLTYFDPERTLTDEEVVAAHNKVLKALAEAGAEVR from the coding sequence ATGTTAGTTTCATTAAAATGGTTAAGCCAATATGTTGATATTTCATCGTTAGAAGCAAACGCGCTAGCTGAAAAAATTACGCGCGCAGGTATCGAGGTTGATGCTGTAATCGACCGCACATCAGGCATGACAAATGTTGTGGTTGGTCACGTTGTCTCAAAAGAAAAGCATCCAGAAGCAGATAAATTAAATGTATGCCAAGTTGACGTTGGTGAAGAAGAGTTACAACAAATCGTATGTGGCGCACCAAACGTGGATGCAGGTCAAAAAGTAATCGTTGCACGTCCAGGCGCAAAATTACCAGGCGGCATTAAAATCAAAAAAGCAAAATTACGTGGTCAAGAATCAAACGGTATGATCTGTTCTTTACAAGAGTTAGGTATCGAAGGTCGTCTTGTACCAAAAGCATATGCTGAGGGCATTTACGTGTTACCAGCAGATACGACTCCTGGTGCAGATGCATTAGAAGTTTTAGGCTTACGCGACACAGTTCTAGAGCTTGGTTTAACACCAAACCGTTCTGACGCAATGAGCATGCTAGGTGTTGCCTATGAAGTAGCAGCGATTTTAGAGCAAGAAGTAAAGCTTCCTGAAATTAGCTATACAACGTCAACACAAAAAGCAGCAGACGTTCTAAAATTATCTGTAGAAGATAAAGAAGCGAACCCAATGTACGCAGCAAAAGTTGTGAAAAACATTGAAGTAAAAGAGTCACCATTATGGTTACAACATGCATTGATGGCAGCAGGGGTACGTCCACATAACAACGTAGTCGATATTACAAACTACGTATTAATGGAATACGGTCAACCACTTCATGCATTTGACTATGACAAGCTAGCAACAGGCGAAATCGTAACACGTATGGCACGAGACGGTGAAGTAATTACGACATTAGATGATCAAGAGCGTACATTAGCGTCTCATAACTTAGTGATCACAAATGGTCAAGAAGCTGAAGCCGTTGCGGGTGTAATGGGTGGTGCAAAATCAGAGGTATCTGACGCGACAACAACAGTTGTGATCGAATCAGCTTACTTCAACCCAGCGTCAGTGCGTCGTACATCAAAAGAAATCGGCTTACGTTCTGATTCATCAGCTCGTTTCGAAAAAGGTGTAGACCCGAACCGCGTATTACCAGCAGCTGAGCGTGCAGCACAGCTACTTGCTGAACTTGCTGGTGGCGAAGTATTAGAAGGTACCGTATTAGTAGACGAGCTAGACAAAGCACCGGCTCGCGTTGTCGTATCTCCTGACTTCATCAACGGCCGTTTAGGCATGAAGATTTCGTTAGAAGATATGCTAAGTATTTTAAATCGTTTAAAATTCGACGTTGAAGCAGCAAACGGTCAATTAATTATCGATGCGCCAACTCGTCGTCAAGATATTAAAATTCAAGAAGATATCGTGGAAGAAATCGCGCGTATGTATGGCTACGATGAAATTCCTGTAAGCTTACCAGCAAGTGACCAAATTGGTAGCTTAACACCTTACCAAGCAGGTCGTCGTATTGTACGTAACGTTATGGAAGGTGCAGGCCTATTCCAAGCCGTGACGTATTCATTAACGTCTGCAGCACTTTCTCAAAAGTTTGCATTACAAGCAGAAGAAACAACAAAACTTCTAATGCCAATGTCTGAAGAGCGTTCGACATTACGTCAAAGCTTAATTCCACACTTAGTAGAAGCAGCAGCTTATAACGTAGCACGCCAAGCAGAAACAGTAGCGATGTATGAAATCGGTTCGGTATTCCTAGGTCAAACTGCTGAAGAACTTCCATTTGAAGAAGAGCATTTAGCGCTTGTACTGACAGGGAAATGGATTGACAACACATGGCAAGGCGAGAAGAAAAACGTTGATTTCTTCGTAGCAAAAGGTATTGTGGAAGCCGTATTCGAAAAATTAGGCTTAACTTCTCGCGTAACTTACGCAAAAGCACAGTTAGACGGCTTACATCCAGGTCGTACGGCTGAAGTGTTCTTAGATGGCGAAAAAGTGGGTGTTATTGCGCAACTTCATCCACAAGAGCAAAAAGCATTTGATGTGAAAGAAACATACGTAGCGGAATTAAACTTACGTGCGATTTTAGCAGCGACGAAAGAAGCATTAGTTTACAACATCATCCCACGCTTCCCTGCAATGAGCCGTGACATCGCGCTAGAGCTTGATGTAACAGCTGCAGCAGGAGAAATCGTAGCAATCATTAAAGGTGCAGGCACAAGCTTACTTAAAGACGTTAAAGTATTTGACGTTTACGCAGGCGACAAAATGGCACCTGGTAAAAAATCTGTGGCCTTCTCATTAACATACTTCGATCCAGAACGTACGTTAACAGATGAAGAAGTCGTAGCAGCACATAACAAAGTACTAAAAGCATTAGCGGAAGCTGGCGCGGAAGTACGCTAA
- the pheS gene encoding phenylalanine--tRNA ligase subunit alpha gives MEQQLKQLEQEALAKIAEAADLKALNDVRVAYLGKKGPITDLLKGMGKLSAEERPKMGALVNTVRENVTAELEKKVAVLEEAAILKQLEGESIDVTLPGAKVRVGNRHLLTRVIEEIEDLFLGMGYEIVEGPEVEKDYYNFEAMNLPKGHPARDMQDSFYISEETLLRTHTSPVQARTMEAKKGEPIRVICPGKVFRRDTDDATHSHQFMQIEGLVIGENIRMSDLKGTLDALAKKMFGAEREIRLRPSFFPFTEPSVEVDVSCHKCSGKGCNVCKQTGWIEILGAGMVHPNVLEMAGYDSTKLSGFAFGIGAERIAMLKYGVDDIRHFYTNDTRFLSQFHQAEM, from the coding sequence ATGGAACAACAATTAAAGCAATTAGAACAAGAAGCTTTAGCGAAAATTGCAGAAGCTGCTGACTTAAAAGCATTAAACGACGTTCGTGTTGCGTACTTAGGTAAAAAAGGACCAATCACGGATCTTTTAAAAGGAATGGGTAAGCTTTCTGCTGAAGAACGCCCAAAAATGGGGGCACTTGTGAATACAGTGCGCGAAAACGTAACAGCCGAGCTTGAAAAGAAGGTTGCCGTTTTAGAAGAGGCTGCTATTCTTAAACAACTCGAAGGCGAGTCAATCGATGTAACATTACCAGGCGCAAAAGTACGCGTAGGAAATCGTCACTTATTAACACGCGTTATCGAAGAAATCGAAGACTTATTCTTAGGAATGGGCTACGAAATCGTAGAAGGCCCAGAAGTAGAAAAAGACTATTACAACTTCGAAGCAATGAATTTACCAAAAGGTCACCCAGCACGTGACATGCAGGATTCATTCTATATTTCTGAAGAAACATTATTACGTACACATACATCACCAGTACAAGCACGTACAATGGAGGCGAAAAAAGGCGAGCCAATTCGCGTAATTTGCCCAGGTAAAGTATTCCGTCGTGATACAGATGATGCAACGCACTCTCACCAATTTATGCAAATCGAAGGATTAGTCATTGGCGAAAACATTCGCATGTCTGACCTTAAAGGTACACTTGATGCATTGGCGAAGAAAATGTTTGGTGCTGAGCGTGAAATCCGCTTACGTCCATCATTCTTCCCATTCACAGAGCCATCTGTAGAAGTAGACGTTTCTTGTCACAAGTGTTCAGGTAAAGGCTGTAATGTATGTAAGCAAACAGGTTGGATTGAAATTTTAGGCGCAGGTATGGTTCATCCGAACGTACTTGAAATGGCTGGTTACGATTCAACTAAGCTATCAGGCTTCGCGTTTGGTATCGGTGCAGAACGTATCGCAATGTTAAAATACGGTGTGGATGATATTCGTCATTTCTATACAAATGACACTCGCTTCTTATCACAATTCCACCAGGCAGAAATGTAA
- the qoxD gene encoding cytochrome aa3 quinol oxidase subunit IV — MAKFFPMGQIMGFVSSLVLTVIALLVYYTDMSFTTGMIVLLVTAFLQATLQFAIFMHAGETEDRWSIYSNIVYGLGLVVVTILGTLLILLWDM; from the coding sequence ATGGCTAAGTTCTTTCCAATGGGCCAAATTATGGGCTTTGTGTCTTCACTAGTTTTAACTGTAATCGCGCTACTTGTATACTATACGGACATGTCATTCACAACAGGAATGATCGTACTTTTAGTAACAGCTTTCTTACAAGCAACATTACAGTTCGCCATCTTCATGCATGCTGGTGAAACAGAAGATCGTTGGTCGATTTACTCAAACATCGTTTACGGTTTAGGTTTAGTAGTTGTTACAATTCTTGGTACACTTTTAATCCTTCTTTGGGATATGTAA
- a CDS encoding cytochrome (ubi)quinol oxidase subunit III, with the protein MGKVNNNVPLEYSTEENNLKIFGFWVFLGAEIMLFGTLFASYFTLVDRTGAGPTGAEIFEITPVLIETFVLLTSSFTIGLAIHAMRLGSKKGTISFMAITLALGLVFLGVEIYEFVHYVHIGAGLTVSAFTSILLTTLGTHGLHVTMGFFWGSFLIYQIAKRGLNSVTAGKTFVFSLYWHFLDVVWIFIFSFIYLKGMM; encoded by the coding sequence ATGGGTAAGGTTAACAACAATGTTCCATTAGAGTACTCTACTGAGGAAAACAACCTGAAAATCTTTGGTTTCTGGGTATTCCTAGGTGCGGAAATTATGTTATTCGGTACATTATTCGCATCATACTTCACATTAGTTGACCGCACAGGTGCGGGCCCAACTGGTGCGGAAATTTTCGAAATTACACCAGTGTTAATCGAAACATTCGTTCTTTTAACATCAAGTTTTACAATTGGTTTAGCGATTCATGCAATGCGTCTAGGTAGTAAAAAAGGTACAATTTCATTTATGGCAATTACACTTGCTTTAGGTCTTGTATTCTTAGGCGTTGAGATTTATGAATTCGTACACTATGTACACATCGGTGCAGGTTTAACAGTTAGTGCCTTCACTTCAATATTATTAACAACGTTAGGAACACACGGACTACACGTAACAATGGGCTTCTTCTGGGGTTCATTCCTGATTTATCAAATTGCGAAACGTGGTCTAAACTCAGTAACAGCGGGTAAAACATTCGTCTTCTCACTTTACTGGCACTTCCTAGATGTTGTATGGATCTTCATCTTCAGTTTCATTTACCTGAAAGGAATGATGTAA
- the qoxB gene encoding cytochrome aa3 quinol oxidase subunit I: protein MSEFFAQFAVPHPSTLIYIAMASIILGSIALVAVVTYFKLWGYLWREWITTVDHKKIGIMYLVTALLMLFRGGVDAVMMRLQLAVPENTFLDAQHYNEVFTTHGIVMILFMAMPFITFFFNFLVPLQIGARDVAFPRLNNLAFWLFFMGMGLFNISFIVGGSPDAGWTSYFPLAGNEFSPHVGTNYYMLSLQIAGLGTLMTGINFITTIMKMRAPGMTLFKMPMFTWSALIANLIIVFAFPVLTVALAMGTMDRLFDTNFFTTGNGGMDMLWANLFWVWGHPEVYILILPAFGIYSEIISTFARRNLYGYTSMVWSMVVISIFAFAVWTHHFFTMGQGAFTNSIFSITTMAIAIPTGVKIFNWLFTLYKGKIVMTTPMLYTMHFIPLFTLGGVTGVMLAMSAADYQYHNTMFLVAHFHNVIIPGVVYAMLAGLTFYWPKMFGFMLNEKIGKATVWVMSTGFVLSFIPMYITGLDGQARRMYTFSESTGFSTLNMVAFIGAGIMTISFLMLVWNIWYSFKNSSRDISSDPWDARGLEWATHTPIPHYNFAITPDVSDATSEAFWDSKKHGVNLFKGKIEEIHMPNNSGQPFIMSVFFFILSFAMVFSMWYLAIFGLIGVLACMAYRSMEDDHGYHIHVKEIEEDEKNHAKKGGAK from the coding sequence ATGAGCGAATTTTTTGCACAGTTTGCGGTTCCACACCCAAGCACATTAATTTATATCGCAATGGCTTCTATCATCCTTGGTAGTATTGCTCTAGTAGCAGTCGTTACGTACTTTAAATTATGGGGCTATTTATGGCGTGAGTGGATCACAACTGTAGACCATAAAAAAATCGGTATCATGTACCTTGTTACAGCGTTATTAATGCTGTTCCGTGGTGGTGTCGATGCAGTAATGATGCGTTTGCAGCTTGCTGTTCCTGAAAATACTTTCTTAGATGCACAGCACTATAATGAAGTATTCACAACACACGGGATTGTAATGATCCTGTTCATGGCAATGCCATTTATCACATTCTTCTTTAACTTCTTAGTACCATTACAAATCGGGGCACGTGACGTAGCGTTCCCACGTTTAAACAACTTAGCGTTCTGGTTATTCTTCATGGGTATGGGATTATTCAACATCTCATTCATCGTGGGTGGTTCTCCAGATGCAGGATGGACTTCTTACTTCCCATTAGCGGGTAATGAATTCTCTCCACATGTTGGTACAAACTATTACATGTTATCACTGCAAATTGCAGGTCTTGGTACATTAATGACTGGTATTAACTTCATTACAACAATTATGAAAATGCGTGCCCCAGGTATGACATTATTCAAAATGCCAATGTTCACTTGGTCAGCACTTATTGCAAACTTAATTATCGTATTCGCGTTCCCAGTATTAACAGTAGCATTAGCTATGGGTACGATGGATCGTCTATTCGATACAAACTTCTTTACTACTGGTAACGGTGGTATGGACATGCTTTGGGCCAACCTATTCTGGGTTTGGGGTCACCCAGAGGTTTATATCTTAATCTTACCGGCATTCGGTATTTACTCTGAGATTATCTCAACATTTGCTCGTCGTAACTTATATGGTTACACGTCAATGGTTTGGTCAATGGTTGTAATTTCAATCTTCGCGTTCGCTGTATGGACTCACCATTTCTTCACAATGGGTCAAGGTGCATTCACGAACTCAATCTTCTCGATTACAACAATGGCAATCGCAATCCCAACCGGGGTTAAGATTTTCAACTGGCTATTCACGCTCTACAAAGGGAAAATTGTGATGACAACACCAATGTTATACACAATGCACTTCATTCCTTTATTCACACTTGGTGGTGTAACAGGGGTTATGCTTGCGATGTCAGCAGCTGACTACCAATACCACAACACAATGTTCTTAGTAGCCCACTTCCATAACGTAATCATCCCTGGTGTTGTTTACGCGATGTTAGCAGGTTTAACGTTCTACTGGCCAAAAATGTTTGGCTTCATGCTTAACGAAAAAATCGGTAAAGCAACTGTTTGGGTAATGTCTACTGGTTTCGTACTATCATTCATCCCAATGTACATTACAGGTCTTGATGGCCAAGCTCGTCGTATGTACACATTCTCAGAATCTACAGGATTCTCAACTTTAAACATGGTAGCGTTCATCGGTGCCGGTATCATGACAATTTCATTCTTAATGTTAGTTTGGAACATCTGGTACAGCTTTAAAAACTCTTCACGCGATATTTCAAGCGACCCTTGGGATGCACGTGGTCTTGAATGGGCGACTCATACGCCAATTCCGCACTACAACTTTGCAATTACTCCAGACGTATCTGATGCAACTTCAGAAGCATTCTGGGATTCTAAAAAACATGGTGTTAACCTGTTTAAAGGTAAAATTGAAGAAATTCATATGCCTAATAACTCAGGTCAACCGTTCATTATGTCTGTATTCTTCTTCATCTTATCGTTCGCAATGGTATTCAGTATGTGGTACTTAGCAATCTTCGGTTTAATCGGAGTTCTTGCTTGTATGGCATACCGTTCAATGGAAGACGATCATGGTTACCATATCCATGTGAAAGAAATTGAAGAAGACGAGAAAAATCACGCTAAAAAAGGAGGTGCGAAATAA
- the qoxA gene encoding cytochrome aa3 quinol oxidase subunit II has protein sequence MKNLKGTLLSFMALGAMLLAGCNDKLIVLDPKGPQAQRQADDTMLLIYVMGAIVLVVLAIMVFMLVKYRASKQSADYEPPHIHGHWLVETIMIGIPVLIVIVLSVVSVRSNYIVESTPQGFEDKEPIVIYASSSNWKWHFSYPEQGIETVNYVNFPADRPVEFKLYSFGPISSFWIPQLGGQKYAMADMVTTLHLAADNPGEFWGRNANFSGRGTAENLFDVQAMTNAEFDEWVAEVHANAEPITEEKFTELLEPGHLGKSTYTGTHLEFSPAPHHDHDDEEATEEEGHSSHE, from the coding sequence ATGAAAAATTTGAAGGGAACTTTACTCTCTTTCATGGCTCTAGGTGCGATGTTATTAGCAGGTTGTAATGACAAATTAATCGTACTAGATCCAAAAGGTCCTCAAGCACAACGTCAAGCAGATGACACAATGTTATTAATTTACGTTATGGGTGCGATCGTGCTTGTCGTATTAGCTATTATGGTATTTATGTTAGTGAAATACCGTGCTTCAAAACAAAGTGCTGATTACGAGCCACCGCACATTCACGGTCACTGGCTTGTAGAAACAATTATGATCGGGATTCCGGTTCTTATTGTAATTGTCTTATCTGTAGTGTCTGTACGTAGTAACTACATCGTAGAATCTACTCCACAAGGCTTCGAAGATAAGGAACCAATCGTTATTTATGCTTCATCATCTAACTGGAAATGGCATTTCAGCTATCCAGAACAAGGTATTGAAACAGTAAACTATGTTAACTTCCCAGCTGATCGACCAGTTGAATTCAAATTATATTCTTTCGGTCCGATTTCAAGTTTCTGGATTCCACAATTAGGTGGTCAGAAATACGCGATGGCAGACATGGTAACAACTTTACACTTAGCTGCTGACAACCCAGGCGAGTTCTGGGGACGTAACGCGAACTTCTCAGGTCGTGGTACAGCAGAAAACTTATTTGATGTACAAGCAATGACAAATGCTGAATTTGACGAGTGGGTAGCAGAAGTTCATGCAAATGCTGAACCTATCACTGAAGAAAAATTCACAGAATTACTTGAGCCAGGTCACCTTGGTAAATCAACTTACACTGGAACTCACTTAGAGTTCTCACCAGCTCCTCATCACGATCATGATGATGAAGAAGCAACTGAAGAAGAAGGACATTCTTCTCACGAATAA